Genomic segment of Gemmatimonadaceae bacterium:
AACACCGGCGCTTTCCGCGGCGGGAACGACGCGCTCGAGGAAGAAGGCGAGGTTCTCCCATAGATGCTCGGGAGTCAGCCGCCGATAGGCATCGATGAGGGCCTCGAGGTCCGAGGCGTCGTACGCGGCGGCCCAACCGGGCAAGTCGCGAGTGCCGCGGGAGAGGTCGAATCGCGCCAGCTCGACGTCGTCGAAGGCAAGGGCCGTCGAGCCGTCGGAGAGGCGCAGCGCGAGGTTGCTGCGCATCCAATCGAAGACGGGCATGAAGTTGTAGCAGACGATGCCGACACCGATGGCGCCGACCCGCGCGACACTCTCGCACCAGGCATCGACGAGGCGATCGCGCGACGCGCGTCCGAGCTTGATGTCTTCGTGGACCGGGATGCTCTCGATGACGGCGAGCGGAACGCCGGCCGCGTCAGTCTGCTCGGCGAGCCGCTCGAGCGACGCCTGAGGCCAAGCATCTCCGACGGGCGTGTCGTAGATGGCGCTCACGACGCCCGTAACACCCGGGATCTGACGGATGTAAGCCAGCGGTATCGGGTCGGTCTGCCCGAACCAGCGAAAGGTGATCTTCACGGGCGGCGTTGCCTCTGGCGCGATTGGCCGAGGATGCACAGGTTAGGGGGTCGCGAATGTTCGTTGTACGAACAAAATCGCGGGCGGGGCCGGCGGGCGCTGCGAATGTGACGAATCGTAGCGCTGGCCACGTTGTTAGGTGAGTGTTTTTTCCCGCCGTTTTCCGAGTGCAGGACGTTCGGTCGTCAGTGCGATCGCGAGCTTCGGCTCGCGTTTCTTGGACTCTTTTGTTCGTATAAAGAACAAAAGGCAATTTCGACCCATTCCGAAGGAGAACGCCGCATGCTCTCGTCGAGACTCCTCTCCCGTCTCGCACTCGTCCTCCCCGCCCTCCTTGCGGCCACGGCCCCCGCGACCGCGTCGGCCCAGGGAACGACAGGCCGAATCGCCGGCCTGATCACCGACCGAACCGCCGGGGCGCCGGTGTCCAACGTCTCGGTGACGATCAATGGAACGCAGCTCGGCGGCCGAAGCGGCACCGACGGGCGATATACCATAAACGAGGTGCCCGCCGGAACCCAACGCGTCAAGGCCTCGCGCATCGGGTACGCCCCGGTCGAGCAGCAGGTGACCGTGGCCGCCGGCCAGACCGTCACGCTCAACATCGCGCTCTCCGCGGCCTCCGTCACGCTCGACCAAATGGTCGTCGTCGGCTACGGTGCGCAGCGACGCTCGGACCTGACCGGGTCGGTCGCCACGGTGACGCCGAACGTCGACCAGACGCCGACGCTCTCGCTCGAGCAGGCGCTCCAGGGCGCGGCGGCCGGCGTCTCGGTGACGCAAGCGTCGGCCGCGCCGGGCGGCGCGCTCTCGATCCGAATTCGCGGGGGCTCGTCCGTCACCGGCAACAACGAACCGCTCTACGTCATCGACGGCTTCCCGATCGAGAACAACCCGGATTTGCAGAACCCGAGCGACGGCGGCCGTGACGCGACGACGACGGTGCCTTCGAATCCGCTCGCGGCGCTCAACCCGGCCGACATCGAGTCGATCGAGATCCTGAAGGACGCATCGGCGACGTCGATCTACGGTGCGCGCGGCGCGAACGGCGTCATCATCATCACCACGAAGCACGGCCAGACGGCCCGCCCCGTGTTCACGCTCGACACGTACAGCGGTAGCCAAAGCGTG
This window contains:
- a CDS encoding mannonate dehydratase, which codes for MKITFRWFGQTDPIPLAYIRQIPGVTGVVSAIYDTPVGDAWPQASLERLAEQTDAAGVPLAVIESIPVHEDIKLGRASRDRLVDAWCESVARVGAIGVGIVCYNFMPVFDWMRSNLALRLSDGSTALAFDDVELARFDLSRGTRDLPGWAAAYDASDLEALIDAYRRLTPEHLWENLAFFLERVVPAAESAGVRLAIHPDDPPWSIFGLPRIVTSGPALERLVGLVDSPANGVTVCTGSLGADPTNDLPAIIRRVGRMSRLHFMHCRNVKRTGDHRFHESPHPSAYGSVDMLEVVRALHDVGYAGPMRPDHGRMIWGESGRPGYGLYDRALGAMYLQGLWEAVSAT